The DNA sequence ATTGGGTCATAAAAGGGGAACAGGCGATTGCCTCGGAACCACTTCACCATAGTCCCTGTTCTATGTCTCAAATGAACGTCATAGAAAAGTCTGACCTGAGTATAGATGTTTAGTTTCCAGTCAACCCATGAGCCAAATCAGTGAACCCAGTGTCTGCagagaaactaaaaaaacaGCGACCagaaacttttttctttaaaaaaaaaaaattggcttagCTGACCAGTATAGTGCCGCTCTATATAGGTCCAAATAAGGAGACATGAAAAGAACCAAGGTTTTGCGTCTGTATATTACTAttttaaaaagatcttttttttttttcttttctttctcattttgttcTCTTTATTTATAGAGACTGCCCGGGGCTCGTCTGTCGTGACAAGGGGGCGTTAAGGACAAACAGACGGGtcaggcccaggcccaggctCGCATAATTGCTGATAATTTACTGTTGTGCATTGCATTTAGTAAAGATGGTTCTATTGTGTAGCTAATgtttcaatggaaaaaaaaatacttttctgaaATGCAGAAGATTTTCCTTTGTGTCGctcttttctttaacaaaaaaaggagaaaaaaagacgaactgatgatgatgatgatgatgatggtgggagtgtgtttgtgtgattataCAGCAAATGCCCACATTTCCATGCTTTCAGTTAATCATGTGTGACCATTATATGTTTTCATagtaaaatgcaaataaatatcCCTGCTTGTCGGGGcgttttagaaagaaaaacaactttccGTCGAAGTGCCTCTTGTGACCAAGCACACCTTTTTTTAGGGGTCAATATTTCTGTTCACTTCCTGAGAAACGGGTCCCTTTGTGAAGGAAGATGGATCGTGTGTTCACAACAAAGCATCAGATTGGCGGCGTGTACGCGCGGTTCCACGGAACAAGCTGTCATTCCACACAACACTTCCAGGGAAGTCTGAGGAGGGATGCCAACCATGACTTCATCCTGAGAGGAGGGAGCGAACCAGGAAGTTCATCGTGACAGGAGGGAGCAAACCAGGAAGTTCGTCGTGACAGGAGGGAGCCAACCAGGAAGTTCGTCGTGAGAGGAGGGAGCCAACCAGGAAGTTCGTCGTGACAGGAGGGAGCCAACCAGGAAGTTCGTCGCGCGCTCACCTGAGCCAATAAAAACCTCCCTCACTCAGTCCTGCGGCAACTACACCTTCAGCAACCGGAGCCTCCGTCTGCGCTGCAACAAGTAAGTGTTTTACTACAAGGACCGGTGGATTTATTCATGCGATGCAACTGAACGCTGCTTTTCGTGATTGAAGAGCACTGATCACCCACAGAAGGCATGATTGTGCTGATTTCCCCTTGATGTATTTGAGGTGATGTCTTTTACTAACATGCTTCTGTGACGATCGTTGTGTGCTTCAGCTTGATGAAGGAACACACGCAGTCCTCTGCATCTTCGCCATCTTCGCCATCGTCACCCACCGTCATGCTGGACTGTGAAGAGCTCGAGTGCGTCGTGTGCTTCTGCGAGTTCTCCCGCAGCGACCGGATCCCGCGGGTGCTCCACTGCGGCCACACGTTCTGCGCGCCGTGCCTGGAGAGGCTGTCCCGGATGAAAGGGGCCCTGCGCACCGTCTCGTGCCCGCTGTGCCGCTGGATCACATGCATGCGGGCCAGCCTCACGATCCCCGGGGCCCTGTACGTCAACACGGAGATCTGGGACCAGAtcgtggagcagcagcagcagcagcagcagcagcagcagcggcggcgggggAGAGACACGGACGCAGCCCTGGAGCTCAGCGACACCAAGACGCAGCAGCTCATCACGTCCAAGCGGTAAGGTCCCGTTCTGACTCTGGTGCCTCAGCACCGATGGCCATTTGTTCGAGCCTAATAATCTAagcaaaatcttttttcttttttttttttttaaagaccgcGTGGCTTCACGTCCACACTGCAACAGATGTTCGGCTGTGTGGCCCGGGGCTGCTGACGACACGTCggggtgcgtgtgcgtgtgtgtgtgtgtgtgaatattttctttttacctttcTGTGTTaagataaatgtaaaatatgatatTGATCCCGCATGCCGTCGAAATGTACTcgacagaggcagacagaagaacaggcaataactttttttagtttaaataaaaacaatgtttaatatttttgtgttgaacCTGAACgcggttttttttttaataatcggCACTGCCAGTAAATCAACATGTTTTctgtaaattatatataaaattctGCAGTatgttgttttgtaaatcaTAATAAGGGTCAATGCTTCACAAAGTGTCTCCACGGTCCTCACATGGGACTGCAACTAACGATagtctgtcgattattttctggtttaatcgattagttgtttggtctataagatgtcaaaaaaaaaacaaattgtgaatAATGTCGactgtttcccaaaccccaagatcatgtttcgttttgtccacaccaaatatattcagtttactgtgatAAAGGAGCAAAGgaatatattcacatgtaagaagctgaaatcagagaattttgacttttttcataaaaactacttgagccgattatcaaaataggtacttgtaaacaaaaaaaaaaaaaaatccagtgtggATTTGATGAAGTTGAATGTTGTCAGTCTCCACATGTCCGTGACTTCATGTTTCAGCagtcaaatgaaatattgtttccAGTGTTAAGTATTGTATACTAAAATCCTTTGTAATGTTCGTTTTGTATGCAGATATCCATCACCTATGACATGAATCTTTTCTCAGCACTCTCAGTTCAGAGCACAACTAAAATGAGCTGTGAAGCATCGCTGATgattaaaaaagataatgaaTCCAGTCGTGTTTGTGAGTTTGGttattttattgaaaacagTGACAGTGGATTATTTGAGCTGAAACCTTTTTTCCCTGAATTAGTTCTACCAAACAGCCTCTTAACTATACTATGTTAAGATGAAATACAGTTAAATATTCAGACTTTACAACACAAAACGGATGCAAACAGGGAAGGATTGAGataaggaaaacaaatgttttatccACAGAAACCATCCAAATACTCACCTCCTAACTAAACACATGGGGGCAGGAAAAGCTGCAAGAGATTGACTTTGATCAGTGGTGACATTTCAAAGCTCGTGTCTTCTCGTCAGACACTGACCACTAAGCTCATTAGCCAGTAGTTTGCAACCCATTAGATCCATCACACATCGTACAGCAGTGTGGGGGAGTTTGTTAAAACTTTAGTGGGCATTTCCAAAGTGTCCAGGGGAGAAAATTTAACAGCCCCCAtgaaaactatatatatatatatagaaatggTTAACTGGCTTTTTATCAATTTTAATAATGAGCAGGTCCTACACAATCAGGATTCACAGAAATAGAGGATTATTTTCAGTCCATGTGTAAATGGATTTGTCATATTTCAAGGAAAGTAAGGGGGAAaagatatttttccttttttttaacaacttaaaagaaaagcttttcacGTCACTCCTCAGGATGGTGATCCCACTCTTCTGTACTTCATAAATACATTCAGCACTCAGTTGAtgcagttaaaaagaaaagaaaacatgactaATCCCGTCTAAATGTCACTACATTAAAAGACTATCACATGTGCACTTAAATTAACATGTATCCATCACAGTTTTTACCACACCTTTCTCTTGATCCACATCAGGGACAgtcctcttccttcctcacACTGACATAACATAATTTAATAAACATAGTAAAAGACATTTGAGAGTAAACAGACATGGGTATGGTACAGTCATTATTATATTTGCTAAAAACGCAGGGGCTCGTGACTGAATACTTTGTCAGCCTCGTTAGTCGAGAGTCTAAAAGCCTAAAGTGTCGTCGCAGCTTGTGACAGGAGGAAAATCTCTCTTCACACAAAAACCTCAAGATTAACAGGCGTAAAATACATTTACCAATGCCATAATTGGATAAGACGGGGATAAAATATGGGTTATAAACAATGTTTTCTAGGGAAAAATTAACTGATACGATATCAAATAATACTaaagaacatttcaaaaaaacactcaaaacagTCCACAGCTTGGAGGTGAAAGTCTGCCTCGTGGACAAAAGCAGCAAACGAATAAGTGACCGACAGTTATTCTATTAGAAATACAGTTTAAATGTCCCTTTGTGATACTATGTGGGAagcagattttttcttttctttgttctctctctgtgtgtgtgtgtgtgtgtgtgtgtgtgtgtgtgtgtgtgtgtgtgtgtgtgtgtgtgtgtgtgtgtgtgtgtgtgtgtgtgtgtgtgtgtgtgtgtgtgtccttataGGTAAGGGTACTGCGTGAGGCGCCTGGGACTCAGCTGGTACGCAGTGTAGGCCTCGGCCCGGGGTGTCACGCTGATATAGGGTGAACCAGTGGCGAACTGATGCTGGTAGGCTGCGGGGAGGCCGTGCAGCAGACTACTGACGGAATCCCTGCGACTGGCCGAgtctctcctggaggaggaggatgaggtgtaCGTTGCTGCATAGGTGGAGGGGGAGTGTCCGTGGCTGCTGTGACCACGGCCCAGCAGCTGCTCCATGGCCTGAGACGCAGAGGACAGGGCGCTGGAGGCTGGGTAAGTGTACAGACTGGGGCCGGGGGCCGAGGCGGACGCCAGCGCGGCGACCTCGGGGAAGTTGTAGTGAGAGGCCGAAATGGCCGGAGGGAACGTCTGCTGGCGACGCAGAGATGAGTCGCCGTGCGGTGCCCCTGTACGCTCCTGAGATGAAGAAACCACCGGCTGAACCtgacaagaaataaaaaaattattagatTAATACTTTGTCCGGTTCCATCAGTTCGGCATTAATTCTCCTGCTGAACAGGGTTTGAGCTACTTAGCCATTAGCTCGCTTACAATAAAACTTCCCTGCATAACACGGTTTAGTGCTGTTTGTACAGTAGCTTTTGTTTCTGGCACCTCACATGTGCAACTAAATTTTATTAAAGTACCTCACAAGATTGGAAATGTGCCATTAGTAGACATTTAACTGTCAACATTATCAGGCCAAACATTCAAGGGTATTCAGTTATGATTAAAAAAGGCTAAACAGCAGACATTTAGAGCcaatattaaaaacaagtcCATGTTATCAGCAGATATTCATCACACGTGTGTTGGTATTGGATGACACATTGGTTGGCAGATTTGCAAATAGAACAATCACTACATAAATACTGAAAATTAGCTTCAGGCCATTGACAAATTCATCTGCGGTTACAAtgtttgtccagcagagagCACTTTGGACTCTTCATAAGACATgaactttatttttctgccCCAATGAAGTTACACTTTGATGGTCAGATttgctttaaatatttttgtgtatacaaggatgaaaacaatatatttttttaatgtcctaCAAATGTCAACATCATTCTTTTACGAGATTTTGCAACTTGTTCTTCTGCCTGTAACATCATTTCCAGTCTGTATTCAGAAGTTTTTTGGACCTGCCCTTTGGACACAGATGTGTAACACTGTTGCTCACCTCAACTTTTTTACCGTCCAAACTTTTACAGCCGATATGCTCACTGACGTTCAAAGTCATGTGATGTTTGTCACTATTTTGAAGATACCAAAGAGTTTCAACTCGCTCCCATCACAGGGTTACATTATTTTGTAACCCCGCCTCCCGTGTTTGACATGTAGAAGTAAATCTTTGTCAACGCGTCACAACATTGGAAATAcacataaatcattttaacGGCCATGTCACACTTTGCAAAACAGTCACCACAAGAAGGCTCACCTGGCTGAGGTTTAAGGGGTGTGACTGGCTCGGCACCAGTCCGTGATGTGCCAGGCTCTCCCCTGAACTGCACGGCGGACGGTTGGATCTTTTGGGCTTTATGTAGTTCACTGGGGATTAAAAGTCAGAGGCAATATATTATTATGCTGCCTTTTCAtgcaaaatagaaaatgttacAGATGCCTCACGAACGACTCACCAGTCTCCGGGCGTCCGCGTGAAGCCGCTCCCCTCTCGGAGCCCTGGGTTTTGACTGAAGGTGCCACCACTGCCAGAGACTTGACTTGGCGTGAGGACACGGTGCTAGCCGGGTTAAGTGTGCGGGGAAGAGGAGTCAGGGGGCTGGCCGTGGACGAGTCAGAGTCGTGCACCGTCACACAGCTGATAACATTGGTGCGCTGGCTCAGACCAACACTGTGTGAGGACAGAAACTGTGTTATTACACATCTCATATAAAACCCTGGTCTGGTAATTAGGTCAAACTCTCTAGCAGAAAACACGATCATTGCCAGGATACAGCATCGTTTTTTAAACTAGAAATATATGATTAGCCCTGTTGTAGCTATGATGAGGTGCTAATGAGAGCTTTAGCATTGCCATATATCTACGGCAAATGCCAAGAGAAAACATGACACTTGTTTAGTGCAGATGAGCATCTTTTTCTTACCTGGCGGGATGGAACTTGCgctcatcttcagtgtcggtATCACTGTGAATAGTGATAATGCTGACCGCCGGGCTGGGTGTGTCAGAGATGATGATCGGCTGGGACAGTGTGGCGCTGGAACCGGGTGGGGTGATTCCACTGCTGCTGAGTAATGATGCAGCGGATTGACCCCTAAAaatcagaaagaaaagggaaaactgaattTTCCTACAGCAGAAAGTGTGACTGTGATGGAAGTCCCCTTTTCTACttgacaatctttttttttttttaaatgttaccagaaaaaaacaattggagGCTGGAAGAATCATCTTTTAGAAACAAGGATTACAGTTGTGTGCCTCCACTgaccagtcaagttgcagtttacaCTCATGTCTTTCCAGACATTTGTAGTGATGACTTTGAAGGAATTTAGTAAAAAGGTATTATGTACTCTGTAATAATAAGTAGAGGCTGACCAATATATCAGTTGGCTCATATGAGCCTtccacagacatattggtatcagcATTCATGTTTGCTGAtaagaaaacttttattttacataataaacaatacCAAGAATATTacttttacataaaaatatgtttattttcttaattcaaattctttatgtttggtttcatttgtgttttatttttatttaaaatgaagttTAGGGTcaaacagtaaaatattaaGCCCCAACTACATTTGTTTGTCATAAGGTTTTGataacatcttaggaatcattaccaatttaaaaaaaataaatgagagacATCAGAACCTTTTTTAGTTACTACTTTCGGCATTGGCCCgtaaaaatccatattggtcgggctccAATAATAAACAGGAGTTCTTGAATTATGGTCAAAAAAAGGTTACACAAATGCTGAATCAGCACATCTTTGAGTTCAAGCACCAAATTGGAAGAACTTCCCTCACAGCATTTActgagataaaaagaaaaataatgtcacAGAGTTGGGGACATAAAAATTATGATGCCACCATGTaccacaaaaatacacaatacaaaataatgatttatttgaatagtttctttttataaacatattattttgtttatcattCTAACCTGCAGACGAAAACTACAGAGCGGCAACCAACCTGTTTCTGTTCTCTCCACGTCTGGCTTtcaccttcttcctctcctgctgagTCCTGGCTTGGGTTGTGCTCCTGTTCCGGTCAAAGATCAAAACAAGTTAGTGATTTGCACTGCTGGGAAAATGACAATATGAAATGTGAACACAAGCGAAAACTTGCGACAATGAAAAGCCACATTAGACAAAGATATGCTAGATGTACTGGGAGCCACTGTAAAGTCGAGATGCTCGGTTCACTGACCTCCAGCTGTGTCCCTGTTGTGCGGCGGCATCCGAGTGAAGCGTCTCCAGGGGAGATCCAGCAACATTCGACTGGTGGGCGGAACTGTGAATGGCCACGCCTGGGACCTGCTGCCATGACGATGGTATGAGGATTTGTTGGGTGCCAGTGGGCCAAGCctgctgaaaaaataaataaaacaacggAAAATGTCATATCAAGGATCAGCTTATCATGAATCCACAAATTACTGGGTTGGCTGGAATGGGCTGGAAAAACTGAGCCATGCTGAGAAACAAATTCAAAgacaaagaagcaaaacaatGGGAGAGCTCTTCTACAAGCAAAAGCATAATGCTAAGATAAACGGACAAACCTCTCCCAAGCCATTCCCTTATTATAGCAAAGCCCTACAACAAATTCACAAGAGGATATCATGCAAAGCACGGACAATGGAACACTGTAAACACTCCGATCGGGTACAAAGACAAGTATACAAAGAACCAATGGTGCCTGTTAAAGAAGAAACACTTAAGAGAGATTAGTTTAGTTTACTGATGCCAAACAGTCTGCTGATAAGCTGTCTTGGGGAAAGGCATGCCACGTGTTCTGgggctgaaacaaaaaaaagtgcgtCAGAGTCAGGCTGTGGAGTGTGGGTTCTACTGAGCTCTGTAACCTTCCGCTGCTGAAATCAAGGACGGACAGGACAAGAGAAGCTGCAAGCAAAGCGCAGACCAACGCAGCCGCACATGCGCTCCATGCCCTCAGCACTCCTATGGGGGaaagactgtgggaggagggaatgacagtgtgtgaataGTGAGGGGAGATGGTGTCGTCTTAAGTGGAAAGActgtacatgtttgtttgtttgttttttcaaattctaatcaaaattcacaaaaggggaatttaaaaatgtgaacacCGAAAattggtgataaaaaaaaaaaccaactattGATTTTACTACTCATAAGCACAGGCCAACCATGATTCTGACGACCATGACAAGTCcttgtgtgaggaggaggaaatttATGTACAGTAGAAATATGACaagtaaaataaagaatattctCATACACCGTgtggcacagagggagaggaaaactgtgaacaaaatgaaaaggaaatggaaagtGGGGCAGGAGAGAGATGGCTTTGTTAGTGGTACAGCGAGTGTGCGTGTCTTTCTTCAGGGACGTCATCATTGCTTTACCAGCACTGTGGCTGTGTGCTCCAGGAGGGTGGGCCGACCCACCCCAGTGCCCAGCCCGAGGGGCAGAGAATACTGGGGGGCTATGCCTGCTGAGGGTGGGTGCAGGGTGGCCACCATCAGGGGTGTGCAGGAAccctggaggagggaggcagggaaggaAGGATAGGGGGGGGCAGTGTTAGGGTAGGATGAAAAGATATGTATTTCACGGCTGCGTCTTATTGAGATGAAGGGACGCAGCAGATCAATCCAGATGCACAAGAGATGCACACTCGGGCCACTGGCCATCTGGACACCTGAACTCTGGAGGGTCCAGCCATTATTCCCAGTTTCAGCAAACGGAAATTAActagttttttttgtgccagATGAGTCTCCTGCACTGCACATCTGGCCGCCGTCCCAGAGAGGAGACTGGGAATAAGAGAGGCCTGGCAGTCCAATCAGCTTTGGAAGAAAATCCGAGGCAAGACGCAaatcagcagaaacacaaaggacaaaaacagCACTGACACGTAAGCCTTCTGCCATTGCAAAAATCAGTCAGGTAAATTCATTGAAATAAACAACATCTGCACTGAATCTAAACCAATTAATCCAGCCTTCTCCCCCAACAGACTTTGGCCAGCTCTGCTGGCAGCCATAAGAGAGGGGGCATGAAGGGGAAAGCCTGAACAGGGAGTGGTTCTGGATGAACCCACTGAACCCACCAACGGCAGAACTGCCTTTAGCCTGGTGCTAATGACACAGTACGGTTCATGGATGTTGCCAGATTTTTCTACCACTACCTTGAGCTCAGGCAACTGATCTATGGATGATAAACACACGTGTTCATGTGCACTGCGTCAAGAAAATCTGTGATGAACTGCTGAGTGAAATTAAAGTATTACAGTAAACAGAGGGTGAATGGTGTATGATGACAACTTTACAAtgctgtaaataaataaagctaatgtgaaaaataaacaatccCCTATCTTTCATGTAaatttcctcctcttcgtcactctGGTCtcataatttgtgtttttgtggtttctATTTCTTTTAGATAACATTTCTTTCAGGAGCGACACAAATCATTTGGGAGTGTAGCGACTCGCACACGCAACAACCAAGAGGCCAATACTGCaagctcacgtgattcagtaGCAGAAGAACGatcttaaaatgacaataatattgtttatcgcaatcgCTTCTGGGACAATATTTTGTCCAACAAAAAGTTTTTATCATGACATCATTGCATAATTCCCtggaaaatgtgagaaaataaaaacaaataaaggacaCGCCTAATCACGCTATGTATgagaatgtgacaaaaaaaaatcctggatacGACCCAAAATTTTATGACTTCTTTCTTGGCTCATGTCTcacccttccaccaagtttcatggaaatccgttaagtattttttgcataatcctgctgacaaaccaacccACCAACAAACCAACCTCCTCGGCAGAGGTTAACCCACAAAGCAGCATCTCTTGTTTGATGCTACATTCATACAGATTAGTAAATAATCACATAAATAATTATACATCATACCAACATTTTTGGAAGGACAACCACCACTTAGACATCTGAAATAatctgaaaaacacacttttcaaaCTCTTACCTGTGTGAGCATACTCGGCTGGATCTGCAACGACTGAGCAGATTGGTTCTGAGGTACAATAGGTACAGAGTTCTCCATCCTCACAGGGAAACTGGAACCTTTATTGGATGTCTGTAGACCTGGAAATGGAGAACCCCACAAAGCAATGTCGATGAATAATCACAGAAAAGAGGGCATGGCCAGCACTGCTGCACCGGATGCTCCTCGTTGTGGACATGATAGCTACCGCGATAGATGCATCTATTCCAGTGTTACTCCACAAATGAATATCCTTGATACAGTTTAAATGTCATGTGACATTTTCTTAATCAGAACAGTGTTCTGCCTTCAAACCTGACCAAGATGAAGCCCTGTGTGTTTCCAGTCTCAATGTGACTGTACGTTATACCTTGAATAGTCGAGGGTGGGCAGACGATGAGAGTCTGCTGGAAGGGTTCTGTCTGGCTACACAGCCCAGCGGGACGCGTTGGAATCGGCACACTCTGCTGAGCCAGCCCGGGAATGTTGATGGTCGCCTGCTGATACAGAGCCGGCTGGTAGTTCAGCAAAGGCACCGCTCCCCCCGCGGAAGGCACCTgttagagaaaatgaaaacaccacCGATAAGTACTCGAGGAGTTCCAGGTCCGTAAACATATGTAAGAATTTATGGTGAGGATATGGGTCGTGCCTGGTTATGCTGGTTGAGTTGGCTACTGAAGGTAACAGTGAGGTTGCCCGCTGAAGCACTGGGGACAGCACTGGTGGAGTACAAGGATTTGCCACTTTCGTAGGAGCTCCGGCGCTTGCAGATCTCCATGTTCTGGAAGCACGACTTCACACTGGGAAGGGTCGAGGGGGCAGCATTTCAGAGATAACATTTCCATATAACCCGCTTAAATTTAAGATACGTGCATCTTAGTGCACACACTTACTGGGAGCTGTGGGGATAATCCATGAGGTGGCTCATCGTGACAAAGGGGTGACCCAGAGTTTTTGTAGGTGTGATTCTTTTGTCGGCATCCAGACGGAGCATCCGCTTCAAGAGATCTATAAACTCTCGTCTATCAGCTTTCTCAGCCAACATGTCCGTCCCCTCCAAATGAGACGACAGGTTAACCTGGAATTCACAAAATAACGCCCAGATGGGTCAAACAAACAATATCTGGTATAGGTAAtgtgttttcctgctttgtGCATTTATatgtgctaaaaaaaattgccatctTACCTGCATCATGTCATCCAGACAGTTGAAGATATACTTCCTGGCCTCTTTGGACTTGATGCCCATCTCCATTTCATGCTCTGATGGGGTCTGGGAAAATATGTAGTTTCTAATGATCTTCCGAGGCCAAAAGTATTTGTCCaacaaatttttaaaataataaatggttCAGCTCAAATAAGGAGCATGAAGActtctttacattttaacatacaTGGCAGTTTTCAGACCCGTGACGTCTGTTTAATTAGTAGATACTCTGCATGATTTTAGATGCGGCTTTATTTACCTTTAGCCTCCAGAGTGGGTAGCTGGAATCAGGGCCTCGGTTGAAGAAGCGGCTGGTCTTAGTGCCTGCGCTCAGTAAGTACTCTGCCGGTAGTCCTTGAGTCTGGGAGATGTAACGAATctataaaaagacacaaaacactaAATTCTATCAGCCTGTATGTTGCTTTTGGGTCAGGTAATTTTCGCCAAAAAGAAcagttcaaaaaaaatgttgatgtgcACATTAATCACACTCTGTGTGTAAAGCCCCCACTCTGTCTCAGGTGAGCCTTTCTCATTCAAACTTTTTCCTCATCCATGAAAAAGGTCTGGGAAACACGAATATTAGCACTGACCTGGTCGTACTCAGAGGCTCCAGGGTAGAGAGGCCAACCCAGAAACAGCTCAGCTATCACACAGCCCAAAGACCACATGTCAATGGCCTCACAGAACGGCAAACCCAAAATGATCTCTGGAGCCCTGGACAGCAAACAGAAGATTAAAAGACTAGTACCAAAGTTGTATCATTAAAACATGGCTAATTTTGCAGCACTTGTGTGCCTACGGTTACAAGGTGTATTTAGGTTAACACAGCACAGCTAGATGTCTTGCTACTAACCTGTAGTAGCGAGACTGTAAGTAGGTGGAGCACACAGCCTTAGAGACATGACTTGCTGAGCCAAAG is a window from the Scophthalmus maximus strain ysfricsl-2021 chromosome 6, ASM2237912v1, whole genome shotgun sequence genome containing:
- the hipk1b gene encoding homeodomain-interacting protein kinase 1 isoform X2 — encoded protein: MSSQLQVFSPPSISTSAFCRVKKLKVESNVWDVSTTEAYSSIAGQAAYTFAPAMAVPPFAPSLVFPPAAPGSRGQVVVRAADSTGSLPRGSSRRVAEQAMSSSYTHAETAAEMRGHRHGQKRKMEEATEGSGSGCGSVQILEELSAPAATYSTRTGGGGGGGTGQSIPHSAPTTKSSSSNGEGDYQLVQHEILCSVSCSYEVLEFLGRGTFGQVAKCWKRGTNEIVAIKILKNHPSYARQGQIEVGILNRLSAENADEYNFVRSYECFQHKGHTCLVFEMLEQNLYDFLKHSKFSPLPLRHIRPILQQVATALMKLKSLGLIHADLKPENIMLVDPLRQPYRVKVIDFGSASHVSKAVCSTYLQSRYYRAPEIILGLPFCEAIDMWSLGCVIAELFLGWPLYPGASEYDQIRYISQTQGLPAEYLLSAGTKTSRFFNRGPDSSYPLWRLKTPSEHEMEMGIKSKEARKYIFNCLDDMMQVNLSSHLEGTDMLAEKADRREFIDLLKRMLRLDADKRITPTKTLGHPFVTMSHLMDYPHSSHVKSCFQNMEICKRRSSYESGKSLYSTSAVPSASAGNLTVTFSSQLNQHNQVPSAGGAVPLLNYQPALYQQATINIPGLAQQSVPIPTRPAGLCSQTEPFQQTLIVCPPSTIQGLQTSNKGSSFPVRMENSVPIVPQNQSAQSLQIQPSMLTQGSCTPLMVATLHPPSAGIAPQYSLPLGLGTGVGRPTLLEHTATVLAWPTGTQQILIPSSWQQVPGVAIHSSAHQSNVAGSPLETLHSDAAAQQGHSWRSTTQARTQQERKKVKARRGENRNRGQSAASLLSSSGITPPGSSATLSQPIIISDTPSPAVSIITIHSDTDTEDERKFHPASVGLSQRTNVISCVTVHDSDSSTASPLTPLPRTLNPASTVSSRQVKSLAVVAPSVKTQGSERGAASRGRPETVNYIKPKRSNRPPCSSGESLAHHGLVPSQSHPLNLSQVQPVVSSSQERTGAPHGDSSLRRQQTFPPAISASHYNFPEVAALASASAPGPSLYTYPASSALSSASQAMEQLLGRGHSSHGHSPSTYAATYTSSSSSRRDSASRRDSVSSLLHGLPAAYQHQFATGSPYISVTPRAEAYTAYQLSPRRLTQYPYL
- the hipk1b gene encoding homeodomain-interacting protein kinase 1 isoform X1; translated protein: MSSQLQVFSPPSISTSAFCRVKKLKVESNVWDVSTTEAYSSIAGQAAYTFAPAMAVPPFAPSLVFPPAAPGSRGQVVVRAADSTGSLPRGSSRRVAEQAMSSSYTHAETAAEMRGHRHGQKRKMEEATEGSGSGCGSVQILEELSAPAATYSTRTGGGGGGGTGQSIPHSAPTTKSSSSNGEGDYQLVQHEILCSVSCSYEVLEFLGRGTFGQVAKCWKRGTNEIVAIKILKNHPSYARQGQIEVGILNRLSAENADEYNFVRSYECFQHKGHTCLVFEMLEQNLYDFLKHSKFSPLPLRHIRPILQQVATALMKLKSLGLIHADLKPENIMLVDPLRQPYRVKVIDFGSASHVSKAVCSTYLQSRYYRAPEIILGLPFCEAIDMWSLGCVIAELFLGWPLYPGASEYDQIRYISQTQGLPAEYLLSAGTKTSRFFNRGPDSSYPLWRLKTPSEHEMEMGIKSKEARKYIFNCLDDMMQVNLSSHLEGTDMLAEKADRREFIDLLKRMLRLDADKRITPTKTLGHPFVTMSHLMDYPHSSHVKSCFQNMEICKRRSSYESGKSLYSTSAVPSASAGNLTVTFSSQLNQHNQVPSAGGAVPLLNYQPALYQQATINIPGLAQQSVPIPTRPAGLCSQTEPFQQTLIVCPPSTIQGLQTSNKGSSFPVRMENSVPIVPQNQSAQSLQIQPSMLTQGSCTPLMVATLHPPSAGIAPQYSLPLGLGTGVGRPTLLEHTATVLQAWPTGTQQILIPSSWQQVPGVAIHSSAHQSNVAGSPLETLHSDAAAQQGHSWRSTTQARTQQERKKVKARRGENRNRGQSAASLLSSSGITPPGSSATLSQPIIISDTPSPAVSIITIHSDTDTEDERKFHPASVGLSQRTNVISCVTVHDSDSSTASPLTPLPRTLNPASTVSSRQVKSLAVVAPSVKTQGSERGAASRGRPETVNYIKPKRSNRPPCSSGESLAHHGLVPSQSHPLNLSQVQPVVSSSQERTGAPHGDSSLRRQQTFPPAISASHYNFPEVAALASASAPGPSLYTYPASSALSSASQAMEQLLGRGHSSHGHSPSTYAATYTSSSSSRRDSASRRDSVSSLLHGLPAAYQHQFATGSPYISVTPRAEAYTAYQLSPRRLTQYPYL